From Zerene cesonia ecotype Mississippi chromosome 13, Zerene_cesonia_1.1, whole genome shotgun sequence, the proteins below share one genomic window:
- the LOC119831320 gene encoding cuticle protein 19-like, which produces MRVIHVVSLLAFFVAAQAGYVGYAGTGGYGFAANNPGYASSNIHSATGGYYSRPKYAFDYSVNDPHTGDHKTQWETRDGDVVRGAYSLAEPDGTTRIVEYTADKHNGFNAVVRRIGRGQQAQFFGKQFNAGYYGYHVVSLLAFFVAAQAGYVGYAGTGGYGFAANNPGYASSNIHSATGGYYSRPKYAFDYSVNDPHTGDHKTQWETRDGDVVRGAYSLAEPDGTTRIVEYTADKHNGFNAVVRRIGRGQQAQFFGKQLNAGYYGYH; this is translated from the exons ATGCGTGTTATTCAT gTCGTGTCGCTTTTAGCCTTCTTCGTAGCAGCGCAAGCTGGATACGTCGGCTATGCTGGAACAGGTGGCTACGGATTTGCTGCGAACAATCCAGGTTATGCCAGCTCCAACATCCATTCAGCCACTGGAGGATATTAC TCTCGTCCAAAATATGCGTTTGATTACTCTGTGAATGATCCACACACTGGTGATCACAAGACTCAATGGGAAACTCGCGATGGTGATGTAGTAAGAG gTGCTTACTCACTCGCCGAACCAGATGGTACTACTCGTATCGTTGAATACACCGCTGATAAACACAATGGTTTCAACGCAGTTGTCAGAAGGATCGGTAGAGGGCAGCAAGCACAATTTTTTGGAAAACAGTTTAACGCTGGTTATTATGGCTACCAC GTCGTGTCGCTTTTAGCCTTCTTCGTAGCAGCGCAAGCTGGATACGTCGGGTATGCTGGAACAGGTGGCTACGGATTTGCTGCGAACAATCCAGGTTATGCCAGCTCCAACATCCATTCAGCCACTGGAGGATATTAT TCTCGTCCAAAATATGCGTTTGATTACTCTGTGAATGATCCACACACTGGTGATCACAAGACTCAATGGGAAACTCGCGATGGTGATGTAGTAAGAG gTGCTTACTCACTCGCCGAACCAGATGGTACTACTCGTATCGTTGAATACACCGCTGATAAACACAATGGTTTCAACGCAGTTGTCAGAAGGATCGGTAGAGGGCAGCAAGCACAATTTTTTGGAAAACAGCTTAACGCTGGTTATTATGGCTACCACTAG
- the LOC119831545 gene encoding cuticle protein 7-like: MFAKTIVACALLAVARGGLLAGHGAISSQSIVLGHPAPAAPAIAAPAISYGGYGGYGGYGIGHSAVVAHAPVIHAPVAHAVAPVEVYSHPRYQFNYGVADGHTGDHKSQWEARDGDVVKGQYQLVEPDGTVRTVNYSADDHNGFNAVVSRQGHAAHPAPAVAVAHAPVAIAAPAHGGLLHGLHG; this comes from the exons ATGTTCGCAAAG ACGATAGTAGCGTGCGCATTACTCGCAGTGGCCCGGGGTGGCTTGCTGGCAGGACACGGAGCTATATCCTCACAGAGCATCGTACTTGGCCACCCAGCTCCAGCTGCTCCAGCTATCGCAGCACCAGCCATCAGCTATGGCGGCTATGGTGGCTATGGAGGTTACGGTATAG GTCACAGCGCGGTCGTGGCGCACGCGCCGGTTATTCACGCGCCCGTCGCGCACGCCGTTGCCCCTGTTGAAGTATAt TCCCACCCCCGCTACCAATTCAATTATGGCGTCGCCGACGGCCACACTGGTGATCACAAGAGCCAATGGGAAGCGCGTGATGGAGATGTCGTCAAGGGCCAGTACCAACTAGTTGAGCCCGATGGCACCGTCCGTACCGTCAACTACTCTGCTGATGACCATAATGG ATTCAACGCGGTGGTGAGCAGGCAGGGGCACGCCGCGCACCCCGCGCCGGCGGTGGCGGTGGCGCACGCGCCCGTCGCGATAGCCGCGCCCGCTCATGGCGGCCTCCTCCATGGCCTCCATGGCTAA
- the LOC119831569 gene encoding uncharacterized protein LOC119831569 yields MKPSVKFQVLFCLVLYTSCVQAIMVKFGTKGGPIEPPTPEPQPPMPRSYRAPAPVWEERTNDAPDPNAHWRPFIPQEKYTQIFINSPITTPPPQNNAQRFVNSYKPVYQPALQPAFQAANPQNKFFHPGQVLSSQSLPGIGLRYFVPFNNVVEQNKIYKQEDAKHNQVETNHIDSAKESSSDLLWKYEKDAVQRNLRHTLEATAPVYQWQWPAYVQPRH; encoded by the exons GTGTTGTTCTGCCTGGTGCTATACACGTCATGTGTACAAGCAATCATGGTGAAGTTCGGCACGAAGGGAGGGCCGATAGAGCCGCCGACGCCGGAGCCGCAGCCGCCGATGCCGCGGTCGTACCGTGCGCCCGCACCGGTCTGGGAAGAACGGACGAACGACGCTCCAGACCCTAATGCTCATTg GCGACCCTTCATCCCCCAAGAAAAGTACACCCAAATCTTCATAAATTCACCAATCACGACACCGCCACCGCAAAACAACGCACAACGCTTCGTCAACTCTTACAAGCCTGTCTACCAACCTGCTTTACAACCTGCCTTCCAAGCTGCTAACcctcaaaataaatttttccatCCTGGTCAAGTATTGAGCTCCCAGAGTCTCCCTGGTATCGGATTAAGATACTTTGTACCATTCAATAATGTCGttgaacaaaacaaaatttataaacaagagGACGCTAAGCATAATCAGGTGGAGACGAACCATATTGACAGTGCGAAAGAATCATCTAGCGATTTGCTTTGGAAGTATGAAAAGGATGCAGTGCAGCGAAATCTGAGGCACACGTTGGAG gCAACCGCACCCGTATACCAGTGGCAATGGCCGGCGTACGTCCAACCTCGGcattaa
- the LOC119831113 gene encoding uncharacterized protein LOC119831113 codes for MAKLHNILVLLCNVLLCMCQDYGIDDSTAQEQDEGHPSYSFGYGVSDIRTGDVKTVWEEKEGDTVKGHYSVIEPDGSMRTVEYSAGPNTGFTAIVNNNGNQNEAQDEQVPHSEFMEDKALRDYDRYYDFSEEADPESSYKTSDRKRKRHPYESLFKDYSFVKRPKYPSDLEPSEYTHSIDIKHPHDDSFDAPAHSHIGYHYDPNCRKKHKPVSNYYGNIADTDFRKQKYPSLTDSRYEHDKYKTEASSIEAEKYVNSYKQDGFKPLKPEDYNEPPPKYGYSSVRDVPPPESSYSDYIPPRPKKKYKPYKHPEPFDPENLDDYVLVPKRKLKKPQRVVDDYPPESDEDFDHRAPYSSYDDDFEDDRYQKPPRGPTGTQKEVVKKVVKKKPIINILDIFDI; via the exons ATGGCTAAGCTACATAACATCTTG GTACTTCTCTGTAATGTACTGCTATGTATGTGTCAAGATTATGGTATAGACGATAGTACAGCTCAAGAACAAGATGAA GGTCATCCAAGCTATTCATTTGGATATGGAGTCTCTGATATACGAACTGGAGACGTAAAAACTGTATGGGAAGAGAAGGAAGGTGACACTGTTAAAG GTCACTACAGTGTGATAGAACCGGATGGTTCTATGAGAACTGTAGAATACTCAGCTGGACCAAATACAGGATTTACAgcaatagtaaataataacgGCAACCAAAACGAAGCACAAGATGAACAAGTGCCACACTCAGAGTTCATGGAAGACAAAGCACTAAGAGATTACGATCGGTATTATGATTTTTCCGAGGAAGCAGATCCAGAATCATCTTACAAAACAAGTGACAGGAAAAGGAAAAGACATCCGTATGAATCACTTTTTAAAGATTACTCATTTGTTAAGCGACCAAAATATCCTTCTGACTTAGAGCCAAGCGAATACACTCATAGTATAGATATCAAACATCCTCATGACGATAGTTTCGATGCTCCTGCGCATAGCCATATAGGATATCATTACGATCCAAATTGCAGAAAGAAGCATAAGCCAGTATCTAATTACTATGGTAATATCGCAGACACAGATTTTAGGAAGCAAAAATATCCTTCTCTTACTGACTCTAGATATGaacatgataaatataaaaccgaAGCGTCATCAATAGAAGCAGAAAAATACGTAAACAGTTACAAACAAGATGGTTTTAAGCCACTTAAGCCTGAGGATTACAATGAACCACCGCCTAAGTATGGATATTCCAGTGTGCGCGATGTACCTCCACCAGAAAGTAGTTATTCAGACTACATTCCTCCCCGCCCAAAGAAGAAGTACAAGCCATACAAACATCCAGAACCTTTTGATCCAGAAAATCTAGACGATTATGTTTTGGTACCCAAGAGGAAACTCAAAAAACCACAAAGAGTCGTAGATGATTATCCACCAGAATCAGATGAAGATTTTGATCATAGGGCACCTTATTCTTCctatgatgatgattttgaaGACGACCGATACCAAAAACCGCCTCGAGGACCAACTGGCACCCAAAAAGAAGTAGTTAAGAAAGTAGTGAAAAAGAAgccaattataaatattttagatatatttgatatttag